CCTCATtcaggtaaccttttcctatataCACATCATTCTTACTTagtacaacactattagaaacaaaaatatatttgaatccattcttgacaagaagtgaggtagacacaagattcttgcgaatttctAGAACATGGAGAACTTGGTTTAGAGTCACAATTTTTCCCGACGTCATCTTCAACGTAATCTTGTCGACTCCTTCAATTTTGGCTATAGACGAATTTCCCATGAAAATTGTCTCGTCGGGTCCTGCGGgggcataagaagaaaataactccttgttagcacaaacatggcggATGGCTCAagaatcaatccaccattctTTAGGATTTCCTACCAAGTTGCATTCAGACAACATGGCACACAAGTCCTCCatttcttcaacattttcaaccatgttagcttgattcttcttattcttcttcttttgtacatCAGTCTTTGGTGCACGACAGTCCACGGCCTTATGCCCAGACTTTCCACAGTTGTGGAaattacccttgaactttttcttgcttgggtaattctttggtccagaagccttctttctcttcttattttgtggcgCCTCCTCAACAATGTTAGCCCTTATTATTGTCGAGTTTCCACATGACTTAttttcagcatttttgttgtcttcttctatcctcaaatGAACAATCAAATCTTCAAGTGTCATTTCCTTACGCTTGTGTTTTAGATAGTTCTTAAAGTCCTTCCATAACGGAGGTAACTTCTCAATAAAAGCGGCAacttgaaaggcctcatttatgaccataccttcaataataaattcataattaatgacaagataaatcttattaataaaattattgattcgTGTCATACCTTTAGCAAGGaggtcatgcacaatgacttgtaattcttggaATTGAGTTATGACCGACCTAGTGTCAAccatcttgaaatccaaaaaccttgcagccacgaacttcttaagtcTGGCATCCTCAGTCATGTACTTCTTCTCAAGCACATTCCATAacgcttttgaagtttccatgacactatagacattgtacaagcTATCTTCCAAATAGCTCAAAatgtagtttttgcacaagaaattagaatgtttccatgcttcagttacaaCAAATCATTCATCATCCGGAGTGCTTTCAGCCACGATCGGAGGAGCCTCCTTGATGAATCGATGCAAAATCAACGTAGTAAGATAGAAGAGCATCTTCATTTGCCAACGTTTGAAGTCAATAAACTTTCCGGGTTTTTCTGCTGGTGCCATAGCATGAGCAGGAGTTGAACGGCTCGACGAGGCAGCAACACTCGTAACAGTAGCACCCGTTCCATTAGCATTAGTTTGGTCCTCATTTGGCATTTTTCTGTAAAGTTGGCAACAAACAAAACTTTTCAAAATCAGTGAAGGTTTtatatcttcaaactgaataccaaaccaaacattcaaaaCATAAACGGTGAAGTTTATTATATTCTTCAAACACGTATACAAAATATATCGGAGTAGAAAGCACTAAGGCTTTAGTCTCCAAAccaatatacaaaatatatatcaCAGTTCAATATATATTTCAACATAGAAATGTTAATTTAAATTTCCTTAAGCTTGTTGTCGTTACTGTGTTAAAATAGAAATTAGAAAAAACTGTTAGAAGAAACTAGAAACACAGTAAACTataagaaatattccgagtccacaatttccttgtgcgtccttaaggaattttaaccccctcacaagttgccaaggtaatggattaaatcctcccaggatgaaatggaataaaccttcctgcaacagtggcaatataaactgcaggataccaacgaacttaaagaacggagcaaaatcacacttacaaATTTGAAAGAGAAACTGCGAAGTAGAATGCAGGATTTTCAGAAGGAGGTTCTATATTTTTTTCAGTGAGTGAAAATGAAGCCATGCATCGGAATTTATAGGCAATTGTCGGAAGAGGTATGAGATCTTATCATAATGTGAACAGGTATTTGAAAGGATGAGGTGTCTGTTCATAATGTGTACAAAAGGGAAAACCAGTTCAGCATTTTGGATTTCAGTTAATTCCGTTAATGAACTGACTGGcacttaattaattcttaaataattaattaaataaactttgtcaaaaaattaatctcatcgatcgatcatttgacaaatccaaatccaaatccaaatctgaatcTGAAGCCGAATCCGAAGccaaagccgaagccgaagccgaagccgagccgagcaaCGACGACGACGCGAGAATTCATtatcttcaactccttttaagagctctaAGAAGTGATCCTATATTTATACACACAAGTGTagttgtccctcaccaatgagggacaaagttcaTGTGACAAAGTTCACTTGAttcaaatttttcaaatttttcatttccctccattttatttcctaCCATTTCCCAATTCACACTTCTAgtctttaaagcccaatggcttaaagtccaacagaTAAAACAAGATTAAACTTAGAGAACAATTGGTGAAGTTTAGAACTTCTATTAACCAAGAATTCTTTTGTAAGTTTAGTGTCTTATCTATCACATTATACCTGCACACACTTTGTTGTTTGTCGCAGTTTTGCACTAATAGGCCATGTGCGCGCCTGGTTTTCATGAGTGCTTTAAAAAAAATTGCCATAAATTTCATAGGAGCGGCCCCACACCACACTCATATAAGTCCACCCATCAAGTGTATTATGCAGCACAGTACACCACCTAAAATTAGGCTATGGATTAGATTAAGAGTTTAACAACTCAGCCTCCCATTCCTTGCAGTCTTgcactatatatacacacaccaTAGGAAGGGATATAATTTAATAGTGCACATTTGATCAACTAATGACTTAttattacccatatgaacctactCCATGGAatctccaatcacataggttgggttac
This sequence is a window from Nicotiana sylvestris chromosome 3, ASM39365v2, whole genome shotgun sequence. Protein-coding genes within it:
- the LOC138887803 gene encoding uncharacterized protein, coding for METSKALWNVLEKKYMTEDARLKKFVAARFLDFKMVDTRSVITQFQELQVIVHDLLAKGMVINEAFQVAAFIEKLPPLWKDFKNYLKHKRKEMTLEDLIVHLRIEEDNKNAENKSCGNSTIIRANIVEEAPQNKKRKKASGPKNYPSKKKFKGNFHNCGKSGHKAVDCRAPKTDVQKKKNKKNQANMVENVEEMEDLCAMLSECNLVGNPKEWWIDS